A section of the Macadamia integrifolia cultivar HAES 741 chromosome 9, SCU_Mint_v3, whole genome shotgun sequence genome encodes:
- the LOC122088489 gene encoding uncharacterized protein At4g22758-like has translation MPNPSKSGHRKGLEDNGKGARKLKNKAASFHGRPHPIGAGIRRPNTDPDLLSAGKFQEIPSEMPVRLTKLLLNVTILRSLGAIQVVMSPESTVGDLIAAAVKLYAKEGRRPLLPTTDPAGFDLHYSQFSLESLIREEKLKELGSRNFFLCPKNPDRAAVEASSSSSTLSSSAAVASSSSSSSSSCSNQAEKVSKFAFPWLRFMDFSL, from the exons ATGCCGAACCCTTCAAAGAGTGGGCACCGAAAGGGGCTAGAAGACAATGGCAAGGGAGCTAGGAAATTGAAGAACAAGGCAGCGTCTTTTCACGGACGACCCCATCCAATTGGGGCGGGAATTCGCCGGCCGAATACCGACCCGGATCTGCTTTCTGCGGGGAAATTTCAGGAGATTCCGTCTGAGATGCCGGTTAGGTTGACGAAATTGCTACTGAACGTGACGATACTTAGGAGTTTGGGAGCTATTCAAGTGGTGATGTCGCCGGAATCGACTGTCGGGGATCTGATTGCTGCGGCGGTGAAGTTGTATGCTAAAGAGGGGCGAAGGCCCTTGCTGCCCACAACGGACCCAGCGGGTTTTGATCTCCATTACTCGCAGTTCAGCTTAGAAA GCTTGATTCGTGAGGAGAAGCTGAAAGAACTGGGGTCGAGGAATTTTTTCCTGTGTCCCAAGAACCCAGACAGAGCTGCGGTAGaggcatcttcttcttcgtcgacGTTGTCGTCGTCTGCAGCGGTggcatcgtcatcgtcatcgtcatcgtcatcctGCTCGAACCAAGCTGAGAAGGTTTCCAAGTTTGCTTTTCCGTGGCTTAGGTTCATGGATTTCTCTCTGTAA